Proteins encoded by one window of Hafnia alvei:
- a CDS encoding cellulose synthase operon protein YhjQ/BcsQ, which yields MPMICICSPQGGSGRSSLAVNLASAYAHRGNKVLLIDLNVQNSLLLHFNIGDGVVQGFVPNIGNEPDWTQYIHKVGTNLYLLPYGDATFQQHNHFEFLLHQDPALVVRGLEKLNLFPGLVVIVDMPSGPHMALRQIQPLVDMHIVMLQPDGISPALLSKLEDNRFLDMPLNKNGSQYYVLNQTDSRYEMSHDIEIYFKQTLSDRLLGNIHRDSSVSAALTSQKQLREYRPSSAALFDIDSIEQKISALLDITVGENGAMLKLTGNRP from the coding sequence ATGCCAATGATTTGTATTTGTTCTCCTCAGGGCGGAAGCGGTCGTTCGAGTTTGGCAGTCAATTTGGCAAGTGCCTATGCTCACCGAGGAAATAAGGTTTTACTGATTGATCTTAATGTGCAGAATTCATTGTTACTGCATTTTAATATAGGCGATGGTGTTGTTCAGGGGTTTGTACCCAATATTGGCAATGAGCCAGACTGGACTCAATATATTCATAAAGTCGGCACGAATTTATATTTATTGCCTTATGGTGATGCAACGTTTCAACAGCATAATCATTTTGAATTTCTGCTTCATCAAGATCCTGCTTTAGTCGTACGTGGCTTAGAAAAATTAAACCTATTTCCTGGTTTAGTGGTAATCGTGGATATGCCGAGCGGGCCGCATATGGCACTGCGCCAAATACAACCCTTAGTCGATATGCATATTGTTATGCTTCAGCCTGATGGAATATCTCCCGCGCTGTTAAGTAAGCTTGAAGATAATCGTTTTCTAGATATGCCGCTGAATAAAAATGGTAGCCAATACTATGTGCTTAACCAGACCGATTCTCGTTATGAAATGAGCCATGATATTGAAATTTATTTCAAGCAAACCTTAAGCGATAGGCTGCTTGGCAATATTCATCGTGATAGCTCTGTTTCCGCTGCGCTAACCAGTCAAAAACAACTGCGGGAATATCGTCCTTCATCGGCGGCGCTGTTCGATATTGATTCAATTGAACAAAAAATCTCTGCACTGCTAGATATCACCGTGGGTGAGAACGGTGCCATGTTGAAATTGACCGGTAATCGCCCATGA
- the bcsB gene encoding cellulose biosynthesis cyclic di-GMP-binding regulatory protein BcsB encodes MMISMAAMRHSQNRLRLLVIISSFFALNAFAQPLTSELSASENDSFSALSLPRPAETAPENKPEPEASPVIADSQPAALATPDEPSAPEGVEETEAEPSAEAAKALEQTKIHGTLSLRDAGIIDGLKIDGHQTQSGFTFTLPGDRVITSAHLLLKIKVSNELVDGQHYLNLMLNGQDMGQLPLSQAVDDINSFNLEIPAPMLVSVNNLSITLDNSKALQCEVKSDVRYQLQVMPDSQIDYEGLRLNIAPTLSRFPWPFLDTYEMGRSQVGMVFTATPDADALTAAAVVSGYLGYHADYKGVDIPVSLGRLPESSAIVFAHAGATIGDFTIPEHAGASLWITDNPNNPVSKLLVVSGHNKNEFLSAAYALTHNTLPAGALLEKIAQHKIPARVPYDAPRWVNTERPVTLSSLMKDDSKLVVRGINHENIRVAFRAAPDLFMWEGSTIPISMGYHFPSNEWLDEAHSLLGVSLNGHFLRTLPVNKSGAIETLWHTLGGYSRQEQKTLHIQPYQIYGDNQFEFWFSVKPKPDAPCQVLSDNTIKSFISPDSTIDLSHTWHFSELPNLSYFIGASFPFSRQADLAQTAVLLAEHPQETEISTLMTLMARSGNATGVTTHGMQIYLGDKVLHQNPRLLKGKDLLVVATMSQRSLLQTLLAKSPFETQEGQLLLRPINYWQQALAFLKGDWGRDGKSANRYLSYAGEWRGFISYQSPWDKARSVVIATATQDEQLALLPADLRNPTINAGIRGDIAIIDKTDGVHSWTIGPHYVSGQMPWYLQIIWYANQHIVVLGLICALLAGAMGLLAYAYLKNQAEQRLKNFIGHRR; translated from the coding sequence ATGATGATTTCAATGGCCGCTATGCGACATTCACAGAATCGCCTGAGATTATTAGTAATTATCAGCAGCTTCTTTGCGCTGAATGCCTTTGCTCAGCCGCTCACGTCTGAACTATCTGCTTCGGAAAATGATTCATTTTCGGCGCTATCCTTGCCTCGCCCTGCGGAAACCGCGCCGGAGAATAAGCCGGAGCCGGAAGCATCACCGGTTATCGCCGACAGCCAGCCTGCTGCATTGGCTACGCCAGATGAGCCGTCGGCTCCAGAAGGCGTAGAAGAGACAGAGGCAGAGCCGTCAGCCGAGGCGGCAAAGGCGTTAGAACAGACCAAAATCCATGGAACGTTATCATTGCGTGATGCGGGCATTATTGATGGATTAAAAATCGATGGGCATCAAACACAAAGCGGCTTCACGTTCACTTTACCCGGTGACAGGGTTATCACCAGCGCTCACCTGCTGCTGAAAATTAAAGTGTCCAATGAGTTAGTCGATGGTCAGCACTATTTAAATCTGATGCTGAATGGCCAAGATATGGGGCAACTGCCGCTGAGTCAGGCCGTGGATGATATCAACAGCTTTAATCTTGAAATACCGGCTCCGATGCTGGTTTCCGTGAATAATCTCAGCATCACGTTGGACAACAGTAAGGCGTTGCAGTGCGAAGTAAAAAGTGATGTACGTTATCAACTACAGGTGATGCCCGATAGCCAGATCGATTATGAGGGACTGCGCTTAAATATTGCGCCCACCTTGTCTCGGTTTCCTTGGCCGTTTCTTGACACCTATGAGATGGGCCGCAGCCAAGTTGGGATGGTATTTACTGCGACACCTGACGCTGATGCTCTCACTGCTGCTGCGGTAGTCAGCGGCTATCTTGGCTATCATGCTGATTATAAAGGCGTTGATATCCCGGTGTCCTTAGGACGCTTGCCTGAAAGTAGCGCCATTGTATTTGCGCATGCAGGCGCCACTATCGGTGATTTTACTATCCCAGAACATGCGGGCGCGTCACTGTGGATTACCGATAATCCAAACAATCCCGTGTCTAAACTGTTGGTCGTGAGTGGGCACAATAAAAATGAGTTTTTGAGCGCCGCCTACGCGCTGACTCACAACACGTTGCCAGCAGGGGCTCTGTTGGAAAAGATTGCCCAACATAAAATTCCCGCACGTGTGCCTTATGATGCGCCTCGCTGGGTGAATACCGAGCGTCCAGTAACGCTGAGTAGCCTGATGAAGGACGACAGCAAACTGGTGGTTCGTGGCATAAACCATGAAAACATTCGTGTGGCATTTCGCGCCGCGCCCGATCTTTTCATGTGGGAAGGAAGCACGATACCCATTTCGATGGGCTATCACTTCCCGTCGAATGAGTGGCTTGATGAAGCGCACTCACTGCTGGGCGTATCTCTCAACGGCCACTTTCTGCGAACGCTACCGGTGAATAAATCGGGGGCCATAGAAACCCTATGGCATACCTTGGGAGGCTATTCGCGTCAGGAGCAAAAAACGCTGCATATCCAGCCATATCAAATCTATGGCGATAATCAGTTTGAGTTTTGGTTCTCGGTAAAACCGAAGCCAGATGCACCGTGTCAGGTATTAAGTGACAACACAATTAAAAGCTTTATTAGCCCTGATTCGACCATCGATCTTAGCCATACCTGGCATTTTAGCGAATTGCCTAATCTGTCTTATTTCATCGGTGCCAGTTTTCCTTTCTCTCGTCAGGCAGATTTAGCCCAGACCGCTGTTTTGCTCGCCGAACATCCGCAAGAAACTGAAATAAGCACGCTGATGACGCTCATGGCGCGTAGCGGTAACGCGACCGGTGTAACGACCCACGGCATGCAGATTTACCTCGGCGACAAAGTTCTGCATCAAAATCCCCGTTTGCTCAAAGGCAAGGATCTGCTGGTAGTTGCCACCATGAGCCAGCGCTCTCTGTTACAGACATTGCTAGCGAAAAGTCCGTTTGAAACTCAAGAAGGACAGCTTCTATTACGCCCAATAAATTACTGGCAGCAGGCGCTGGCCTTCTTAAAAGGAGATTGGGGGCGCGATGGCAAAAGCGCAAACCGTTATCTTTCATACGCAGGAGAGTGGCGCGGCTTTATTAGCTATCAATCACCGTGGGATAAGGCGCGCAGCGTGGTCATTGCGACCGCTACGCAGGACGAACAGTTAGCGCTGCTTCCAGCCGATCTACGTAACCCAACCATCAATGCTGGCATTCGCGGCGATATTGCGATTATCGACAAAACCGATGGCGTCCACAGTTGGACCATTGGCCCTCACTATGTCTCGGGGCAAATGCCGTGGTATCTGCAAATTATCTGGTATGCCAACCAGCACATTGTGGTGTTGGGGCTGATTTGTGCCTTGTTAGCAGGCGCTATGGGGCTACTGGCATACGCCTATCTCAAAAATCAGGCTGAACAACGTCTGAAGAATTTTATTGGACACCGCCGCTAG
- the bcsA gene encoding UDP-forming cellulose synthase catalytic subunit has product MKRTLISLLSLLILLPISVLIIFTPMSAHKQFIFGLMMIGVLFILGRSQNKKISTTLVVLSLLMATRYIYWRATSTLSFNSWIEAVLGWGLFVAEIYAWLIMVLGYMQTIWPLERQIEPLPDDMSLWPTVDVYVPTYNESLDIVRDTVLAAQCIDYPADKLRIYILDDGKRSEFAVFAAEANVGYITRSDNAHAKAGNLNKAMAKTHGELICIFDCDHVATRGFLQATVGSFLRDKKLALIQTPHYFYSKDPFERNLPAANDAPNEGMLFYGPVQKGNDNWNATFFCGSCAVIRREALEEIGGFAVETVTEDAHTALKMQRLGWGSAFLGLRLSAGLATERLTLHVIQRTRWARGMTQILRLDNPLFGRGLKWQQRLCYLNAILHFQYGLPRIAFLTAPLAYLLLNQNIIASSASMIFAYSLPHLVMATVLNSRLNGRYRFSFWGEVYETVMCFHLVIPTLLTLISPRRGKFNVTDKGDTLDQEYFDKHIVMPHIITAVLVFCGVIAGLARFFSLKSLGIEPYVLLLNVAWAIYSLLILLASIAVANESKQVRKSIRIDIKIPAVVHFSNGASIRTETRDLSMGGVQLVNPSPALKDHDVEAVELLLNNSEVCIPAVKVFSNDHSLRLQFGDVGLHKRRELVRVVLARADAWLETPHAPDRLSHSMKGVISSAARLWGIFWRGRQRKRAEKELAKQHATKPQMTKQQGHSEVSA; this is encoded by the coding sequence ATGAAACGCACTCTGATTTCACTATTATCACTGCTGATACTGTTACCTATATCCGTTCTTATCATTTTTACGCCGATGTCTGCGCATAAGCAGTTTATCTTTGGCCTAATGATGATCGGTGTGCTGTTTATTTTAGGGCGTAGCCAGAATAAGAAAATCTCCACCACGTTAGTGGTGTTATCTCTACTTATGGCAACGCGGTATATCTACTGGCGGGCGACTTCAACCTTGTCGTTTAATTCTTGGATTGAGGCCGTGCTCGGATGGGGGCTTTTTGTTGCTGAGATTTATGCCTGGCTGATTATGGTGCTCGGCTACATGCAAACCATTTGGCCTTTAGAGCGTCAAATTGAGCCGTTACCAGACGATATGTCGCTATGGCCAACGGTAGATGTCTATGTTCCTACCTACAATGAAAGCCTCGATATTGTGCGCGATACGGTGCTGGCTGCCCAATGTATTGATTACCCAGCGGATAAGCTCAGAATTTATATTCTCGACGACGGCAAACGCAGCGAATTTGCGGTTTTCGCCGCCGAAGCCAACGTTGGCTACATTACGCGTTCTGATAATGCTCACGCGAAAGCGGGGAATCTGAATAAAGCCATGGCGAAAACCCACGGCGAATTAATCTGCATTTTTGACTGCGATCACGTAGCAACGCGCGGCTTCTTACAAGCGACAGTGGGAAGTTTTCTGCGAGATAAAAAACTGGCTCTGATTCAAACGCCGCACTATTTCTATTCTAAAGATCCGTTTGAACGGAATTTGCCTGCCGCCAACGATGCTCCTAACGAAGGGATGCTGTTTTATGGCCCCGTGCAAAAGGGCAATGACAATTGGAATGCGACGTTTTTCTGTGGTTCTTGTGCGGTTATCCGCCGTGAAGCGCTTGAAGAAATCGGTGGGTTTGCGGTTGAAACCGTTACTGAGGATGCGCATACCGCACTGAAAATGCAGCGTTTGGGCTGGGGTTCTGCCTTCCTTGGATTGCGCTTGTCTGCCGGTTTGGCTACTGAGCGATTAACTCTGCATGTTATTCAAAGAACGCGCTGGGCACGAGGGATGACGCAAATCCTGCGTTTAGATAACCCGCTGTTTGGTCGTGGACTTAAATGGCAACAGCGGTTGTGCTATCTCAACGCCATTCTGCATTTCCAGTATGGTTTGCCGCGTATCGCTTTCCTCACTGCACCACTGGCGTATTTATTGCTAAATCAGAATATTATTGCCTCTTCTGCCAGCATGATCTTCGCCTATTCATTACCTCATTTGGTGATGGCAACCGTGCTTAACTCTCGCTTGAACGGGCGTTATCGCTTCTCCTTCTGGGGCGAAGTGTATGAAACCGTGATGTGTTTCCACTTGGTTATTCCCACGCTGCTTACGCTGATTTCACCACGTCGCGGCAAGTTTAACGTGACGGACAAAGGCGATACGCTGGATCAGGAATACTTTGATAAGCATATCGTGATGCCGCATATCATAACTGCGGTGCTGGTTTTCTGCGGTGTCATTGCTGGTTTAGCGCGGTTTTTCTCCCTCAAATCGCTGGGTATTGAACCCTATGTGCTGCTGCTGAACGTGGCATGGGCTATTTATAGCTTGTTGATCCTATTAGCATCGATTGCGGTCGCCAACGAATCCAAACAGGTACGCAAAAGCATTCGTATCGATATCAAGATCCCCGCCGTGGTGCATTTTTCCAATGGTGCCAGCATCAGAACTGAAACCCGCGATCTCTCCATGGGCGGCGTTCAGTTGGTGAACCCGTCGCCAGCGTTAAAAGACCACGATGTCGAGGCAGTTGAACTTCTGCTGAATAATTCTGAAGTTTGTATTCCTGCGGTGAAAGTCTTCAGTAATGACCACAGCCTGCGTCTGCAATTTGGTGATGTTGGTTTGCATAAGCGCCGAGAGCTGGTGCGCGTTGTCTTGGCTCGTGCCGATGCGTGGTTGGAAACGCCACACGCGCCGGATCGACTATCGCACTCTATGAAAGGGGTGATCAGCAGCGCTGCTCGCCTGTGGGGCATTTTCTGGCGTGGTCGCCAGCGTAAACGGGCGGAAAAAGAGCTGGCTAAACAGCACGCGACGAAGCCACAAATGACAAAACAACAGGGTCATTCAGAGGTGTCGGCATGA